A portion of the Saimiri boliviensis isolate mSaiBol1 chromosome 1, mSaiBol1.pri, whole genome shotgun sequence genome contains these proteins:
- the CNNM3 gene encoding metal transporter CNNM3 isoform X1, whose product MAAAAAAAGRLGWLFAALCLGNAAGEAALGPRVLGFCLEEDGAAGVGWVREGATRDTPDATFLLRLFGPGFANSSWSWVAPKGAGCPEEAAAPAGEWLALLRLRLRAEAVRPHSALLAVRVEPGGGAAEEAAPPWALGLGAAGLLALAALARGLQLSALALAPAEVQVLRESGSEAERAAARRLEPVRRWAGCILGALLLLASLAQAALAVLLYRAAGQRAVPAVLGSAGLVFLVGEVVPAAVSGRWALALAPRALGLSRLAVLLTLPVALPVGQLLELAARPGRLRERVLELARGGGDPYSDLSKGVLRCRTVEDVLTPLEDCFMLDASTVLDFGVLASIMQSGHTRIPVYEEERSNIVDMLYLKDLAFVDPEDCTPLSTITRFYNHPLHFVFNDTKLDAVLEEFKRGKSHLAIVQKVNNEGEGDPFYEVLGLVTLEDVIEEIIRSEILDESEDYRDTVVKRKPASLIAPLKRKEEFSLFKVSDDEYKVKISPQLLLATQRFLSREVDVFSPLRISEKILLHLLKHPSVNQEVRFDESNRLATHHYLYQRSQPVDYFILILQGRVEVEIGKEGLKFENGAFTYYGVSALTVPSSVHQSPVSSLQPIRHDLQPEPDSTRSSAYCPDYTVRALSDLQLIKVTRLQYLNALLATRAQNLPHSPENTDLQVIPGSQTRLLGEKTAIAAGECRVVCRALCLDPGAMNLHTQTCTLTAPPCPPSFFSVFSHPVPFLLFFFFFFFLRQSFCSCYPGWSAMARSRLTATSASWVQAILLPQPPE is encoded by the exons atggcggcggcggcagcggcggcgggtCGGTTAGGCTGGTTATTCGCCGCGCTTTGCCTGGGTAACGCCGCGGGGGAGGCCGCGCTGGGCCCGCGAGTGCTGGGCTTCTGTCTGGAGGAGGACGGAGCGGCGGGCGTGGGGTGGGTACGCGAAGGGGCGACGCGGGACACGCCGGACGCCACCTTCCTCCTGCGCCTCTTTGGCCCGGGCTTTGCCAACAGCTCCTGGTCCTGGGTGGCCCCCAAGGGGGCGGGCTGCCCGGAGGAGGCGGCGGCCCCGGCGGGCGAGTGGCTCGCGCTGCTGCGCCTGCGCCTGCGGGCAGAGGCAGTGCGCCCGCACTCCGCGCTCCTGGCGGTGCGCGTGGAGCCGGGCGGCGGGGCGGCTGAGGAGGCGGCGCCGCCCTGGGCTCTGGGCCTGGGGGCGGCCGGGCTCCTGGCGTTGGCGGCGCTGGCGCGGGGCCTGCAGCTGAGCGCGCTGGCGCTGGCGCCGGCCGAGGTGCAGGTGCTGCGCGAGAGCGGCTCGGAGGCAGAGCGTGCGGCTGCGCGGCGCTTGGAGCCCGTGCGGCGCTGGGCTGGCTGCATCTTGGGCGCGCTGCTGCTGTTGGCCAGCCTGGCGCAGGCGGCGCTGGCGGTGCTCCTGTACCGCGCGGCCGGCCAGCGTGCGGTGCCCGCCGTGCTGGGCAGCGCAGGGCTTGTGTTCCTGGTGGGCGAGGTGGTGCCGGCCGCCGTGAGCGGACGCTGGGCGCTGGCGCTGGCGCCGCGCGCGCTTGGCCTCAGCCGCCTGGCCGTGCTGCTCACCCTGCCCGTGGCGCTGCCTGTGGGGCAGTTGCTAGAGCTGGCGGCGCGGCCCGGGCGGCTACGGGAGCGGGTGCTGGAGCTGGCGCGCGGCGGCGGCGACCCGTACAGCGATCTCAGCAAGGGCGTGCTGCGCTGCCGGACCGTGGAGGACGTGCTCACACCCCTCGAAGACTGCTTCATGCTGGACGCCAGCACTGTGCTGGATTTCGGCGTCTTGGCCAGCATCATGCAGAGCGGCCACACGCGCATCCCCGTGTACGAGGAGGAGCGCTCCAACATCGTGGACATGCTCTACCTCAAGGACTTGGCCTTCGTGGATCCTGAAGACTGTACACCGCTCAGCACTATAACTCGCTTCTACAACCATCCCCTCCACTTCGTCTTCAACGACACCAAGCTGGACGCTGTCCTGGAGGAGTTCAAGCGAG GGAAGTCCCATCTGGCCATTGTGCAGAAGGTGAACAACGAGGGTGAGGGCGACCCCTTCTACGAGGTCCTGGGCCTAGTCACCCTGGAGGATGTGATTGAGGAGATCATCAGGTCCGAGATCCTGGACGAGTCAGAAGACTACC GAGACACCGTGGTAAAGAGGAAGCCTGCTTCTCTGATAGCCCCTCTGAAGCGGAAGGAGGAGTTCTCCTTGTTCAAGGTGTCTGATGatgaatataaagtaaaaatctcGCCTCAGCTGCTCTTGGCCACCCAGCGCTTCCTGTCCCGAG AAGTGGATGTATTCAGCCCACTGCGCATCTCTGAGAAGATCCTGCTGCACCTGCTGAAGCATCCCAGCGTCAACCAGGAAGTGAGGTTTGACGAGAGCAACCGCCTGGCCACACACCACTACCTGTACCAGCGCAGCCAACCGGTGGATTACTTCATTCTTATCCTACAG GGCAGGGTTGAAGTGGAGATCGGGAAAGAGGGCCTGAAGTTTGAGAATGGGGCCTTCACGTACTATGGAGTGTCGGCCCTGACCGTGCCATCCTCGG TTCACCAGTCCCCGGTGTCCTCGCTCCAGCCCATCCGCCATGACCTGCAGCCCGAGCCAGACAGCACGCGTTCATCTGCATATTGTCCCGACTACACCGTCAGGGCGCTCTCTGACCTGCAGCTCATCAAG GTTACGCGACTGCAGTACCTCAACGCACTCCTGGCTACCCGAGCCCAGAACCTGCCACATTCCCCTGAGAACACTGACCTGCAGGTCATCCCAGGCAGCCAGACCAGGCTTCTTGGTGAGAAGACGGCCATAGCGGCAGGTGAGTGCCGAGTGGTATGCCGTGCACTGTGTCTAGACCCAGGGGCCATGAACTTGCACACACAGACTTGCACTCTCACCGCCCCACCCTGCCCTccatcttttttctctgttttttcccatcctgttcccttcttgctttttttttttttttttttttttttgagacagagtttttgctcttgttacccaggctggagtgcaatggcgcgatctcggctcaccgcaacctccgcctcctgggttcaggcaattctcctgcctcagcctcctgagtag
- the CNNM3 gene encoding metal transporter CNNM3 isoform X4: MAAAAAAAGRLGWLFAALCLGNAAGEAALGPRVLGFCLEEDGAAGVGWVREGATRDTPDATFLLRLFGPGFANSSWSWVAPKGAGCPEEAAAPAGEWLALLRLRLRAEAVRPHSALLAVRVEPGGGAAEEAAPPWALGLGAAGLLALAALARGLQLSALALAPAEVQVLRESGSEAERAAARRLEPVRRWAGCILGALLLLASLAQAALAVLLYRAAGQRAVPAVLGSAGLVFLVGEVVPAAVSGRWALALAPRALGLSRLAVLLTLPVALPVGQLLELAARPGRLRERVLELARGGGDPYSDLSKGVLRCRTVEDVLTPLEDCFMLDASTVLDFGVLASIMQSGHTRIPVYEEERSNIVDMLYLKDLAFVDPEDCTPLSTITRFYNHPLHFVFNDTKLDAVLEEFKRGKSHLAIVQKVNNEGEGDPFYEVLGLVTLEDVIEEIIRSEILDESEDYRDTVVKRKPASLIAPLKRKEEFSLFKVSDDEYKVKISPQLLLATQRFLSREVDVFSPLRISEKILLHLLKHPSVNQEVRFDESNRLATHHYLYQRSQPVDYFILILQGRVEVEIGKEGLKFENGAFTYYGVSALTVPSSVHQSPVSSLQPIRHDLQPEPDSTRSSAYCPDYTVRALSDLQLIKVTRLQYLNALLATRAQNLPHSPENTDLQVIPGSQTRLLGEKTAIAAAFPVDLSLFGTVGNCS; the protein is encoded by the exons atggcggcggcggcagcggcggcgggtCGGTTAGGCTGGTTATTCGCCGCGCTTTGCCTGGGTAACGCCGCGGGGGAGGCCGCGCTGGGCCCGCGAGTGCTGGGCTTCTGTCTGGAGGAGGACGGAGCGGCGGGCGTGGGGTGGGTACGCGAAGGGGCGACGCGGGACACGCCGGACGCCACCTTCCTCCTGCGCCTCTTTGGCCCGGGCTTTGCCAACAGCTCCTGGTCCTGGGTGGCCCCCAAGGGGGCGGGCTGCCCGGAGGAGGCGGCGGCCCCGGCGGGCGAGTGGCTCGCGCTGCTGCGCCTGCGCCTGCGGGCAGAGGCAGTGCGCCCGCACTCCGCGCTCCTGGCGGTGCGCGTGGAGCCGGGCGGCGGGGCGGCTGAGGAGGCGGCGCCGCCCTGGGCTCTGGGCCTGGGGGCGGCCGGGCTCCTGGCGTTGGCGGCGCTGGCGCGGGGCCTGCAGCTGAGCGCGCTGGCGCTGGCGCCGGCCGAGGTGCAGGTGCTGCGCGAGAGCGGCTCGGAGGCAGAGCGTGCGGCTGCGCGGCGCTTGGAGCCCGTGCGGCGCTGGGCTGGCTGCATCTTGGGCGCGCTGCTGCTGTTGGCCAGCCTGGCGCAGGCGGCGCTGGCGGTGCTCCTGTACCGCGCGGCCGGCCAGCGTGCGGTGCCCGCCGTGCTGGGCAGCGCAGGGCTTGTGTTCCTGGTGGGCGAGGTGGTGCCGGCCGCCGTGAGCGGACGCTGGGCGCTGGCGCTGGCGCCGCGCGCGCTTGGCCTCAGCCGCCTGGCCGTGCTGCTCACCCTGCCCGTGGCGCTGCCTGTGGGGCAGTTGCTAGAGCTGGCGGCGCGGCCCGGGCGGCTACGGGAGCGGGTGCTGGAGCTGGCGCGCGGCGGCGGCGACCCGTACAGCGATCTCAGCAAGGGCGTGCTGCGCTGCCGGACCGTGGAGGACGTGCTCACACCCCTCGAAGACTGCTTCATGCTGGACGCCAGCACTGTGCTGGATTTCGGCGTCTTGGCCAGCATCATGCAGAGCGGCCACACGCGCATCCCCGTGTACGAGGAGGAGCGCTCCAACATCGTGGACATGCTCTACCTCAAGGACTTGGCCTTCGTGGATCCTGAAGACTGTACACCGCTCAGCACTATAACTCGCTTCTACAACCATCCCCTCCACTTCGTCTTCAACGACACCAAGCTGGACGCTGTCCTGGAGGAGTTCAAGCGAG GGAAGTCCCATCTGGCCATTGTGCAGAAGGTGAACAACGAGGGTGAGGGCGACCCCTTCTACGAGGTCCTGGGCCTAGTCACCCTGGAGGATGTGATTGAGGAGATCATCAGGTCCGAGATCCTGGACGAGTCAGAAGACTACC GAGACACCGTGGTAAAGAGGAAGCCTGCTTCTCTGATAGCCCCTCTGAAGCGGAAGGAGGAGTTCTCCTTGTTCAAGGTGTCTGATGatgaatataaagtaaaaatctcGCCTCAGCTGCTCTTGGCCACCCAGCGCTTCCTGTCCCGAG AAGTGGATGTATTCAGCCCACTGCGCATCTCTGAGAAGATCCTGCTGCACCTGCTGAAGCATCCCAGCGTCAACCAGGAAGTGAGGTTTGACGAGAGCAACCGCCTGGCCACACACCACTACCTGTACCAGCGCAGCCAACCGGTGGATTACTTCATTCTTATCCTACAG GGCAGGGTTGAAGTGGAGATCGGGAAAGAGGGCCTGAAGTTTGAGAATGGGGCCTTCACGTACTATGGAGTGTCGGCCCTGACCGTGCCATCCTCGG TTCACCAGTCCCCGGTGTCCTCGCTCCAGCCCATCCGCCATGACCTGCAGCCCGAGCCAGACAGCACGCGTTCATCTGCATATTGTCCCGACTACACCGTCAGGGCGCTCTCTGACCTGCAGCTCATCAAG GTTACGCGACTGCAGTACCTCAACGCACTCCTGGCTACCCGAGCCCAGAACCTGCCACATTCCCCTGAGAACACTGACCTGCAGGTCATCCCAGGCAGCCAGACCAGGCTTCTTGGTGAGAAGACGGCCATAGCGGCAG CCTTCCCAGTAGACCTTTCCCTCTTTGGCACAGTTGGAAACTGCAGTTGA
- the CNNM3 gene encoding metal transporter CNNM3 isoform X2: MAAAAAAAGRLGWLFAALCLGNAAGEAALGPRVLGFCLEEDGAAGVGWVREGATRDTPDATFLLRLFGPGFANSSWSWVAPKGAGCPEEAAAPAGEWLALLRLRLRAEAVRPHSALLAVRVEPGGGAAEEAAPPWALGLGAAGLLALAALARGLQLSALALAPAEVQVLRESGSEAERAAARRLEPVRRWAGCILGALLLLASLAQAALAVLLYRAAGQRAVPAVLGSAGLVFLVGEVVPAAVSGRWALALAPRALGLSRLAVLLTLPVALPVGQLLELAARPGRLRERVLELARGGGDPYSDLSKGVLRCRTVEDVLTPLEDCFMLDASTVLDFGVLASIMQSGHTRIPVYEEERSNIVDMLYLKDLAFVDPEDCTPLSTITRFYNHPLHFVFNDTKLDAVLEEFKRGKSHLAIVQKVNNEGEGDPFYEVLGLVTLEDVIEEIIRSEILDESEDYRDTVVKRKPASLIAPLKRKEEFSLFKVSDDEYKVKISPQLLLATQRFLSREVDVFSPLRISEKILLHLLKHPSVNQEVRFDESNRLATHHYLYQRSQPVDYFILILQGRVEVEIGKEGLKFENGAFTYYGVSALTVPSSVHQSPVSSLQPIRHDLQPEPDSTRSSAYCPDYTVRALSDLQLIKVTRLQYLNALLATRAQNLPHSPENTDLQVIPGSQTRLLGEKTAIAADGVLSLVLSPRLECNGIILAHCNLCLLCSSISPASAS, encoded by the exons atggcggcggcggcagcggcggcgggtCGGTTAGGCTGGTTATTCGCCGCGCTTTGCCTGGGTAACGCCGCGGGGGAGGCCGCGCTGGGCCCGCGAGTGCTGGGCTTCTGTCTGGAGGAGGACGGAGCGGCGGGCGTGGGGTGGGTACGCGAAGGGGCGACGCGGGACACGCCGGACGCCACCTTCCTCCTGCGCCTCTTTGGCCCGGGCTTTGCCAACAGCTCCTGGTCCTGGGTGGCCCCCAAGGGGGCGGGCTGCCCGGAGGAGGCGGCGGCCCCGGCGGGCGAGTGGCTCGCGCTGCTGCGCCTGCGCCTGCGGGCAGAGGCAGTGCGCCCGCACTCCGCGCTCCTGGCGGTGCGCGTGGAGCCGGGCGGCGGGGCGGCTGAGGAGGCGGCGCCGCCCTGGGCTCTGGGCCTGGGGGCGGCCGGGCTCCTGGCGTTGGCGGCGCTGGCGCGGGGCCTGCAGCTGAGCGCGCTGGCGCTGGCGCCGGCCGAGGTGCAGGTGCTGCGCGAGAGCGGCTCGGAGGCAGAGCGTGCGGCTGCGCGGCGCTTGGAGCCCGTGCGGCGCTGGGCTGGCTGCATCTTGGGCGCGCTGCTGCTGTTGGCCAGCCTGGCGCAGGCGGCGCTGGCGGTGCTCCTGTACCGCGCGGCCGGCCAGCGTGCGGTGCCCGCCGTGCTGGGCAGCGCAGGGCTTGTGTTCCTGGTGGGCGAGGTGGTGCCGGCCGCCGTGAGCGGACGCTGGGCGCTGGCGCTGGCGCCGCGCGCGCTTGGCCTCAGCCGCCTGGCCGTGCTGCTCACCCTGCCCGTGGCGCTGCCTGTGGGGCAGTTGCTAGAGCTGGCGGCGCGGCCCGGGCGGCTACGGGAGCGGGTGCTGGAGCTGGCGCGCGGCGGCGGCGACCCGTACAGCGATCTCAGCAAGGGCGTGCTGCGCTGCCGGACCGTGGAGGACGTGCTCACACCCCTCGAAGACTGCTTCATGCTGGACGCCAGCACTGTGCTGGATTTCGGCGTCTTGGCCAGCATCATGCAGAGCGGCCACACGCGCATCCCCGTGTACGAGGAGGAGCGCTCCAACATCGTGGACATGCTCTACCTCAAGGACTTGGCCTTCGTGGATCCTGAAGACTGTACACCGCTCAGCACTATAACTCGCTTCTACAACCATCCCCTCCACTTCGTCTTCAACGACACCAAGCTGGACGCTGTCCTGGAGGAGTTCAAGCGAG GGAAGTCCCATCTGGCCATTGTGCAGAAGGTGAACAACGAGGGTGAGGGCGACCCCTTCTACGAGGTCCTGGGCCTAGTCACCCTGGAGGATGTGATTGAGGAGATCATCAGGTCCGAGATCCTGGACGAGTCAGAAGACTACC GAGACACCGTGGTAAAGAGGAAGCCTGCTTCTCTGATAGCCCCTCTGAAGCGGAAGGAGGAGTTCTCCTTGTTCAAGGTGTCTGATGatgaatataaagtaaaaatctcGCCTCAGCTGCTCTTGGCCACCCAGCGCTTCCTGTCCCGAG AAGTGGATGTATTCAGCCCACTGCGCATCTCTGAGAAGATCCTGCTGCACCTGCTGAAGCATCCCAGCGTCAACCAGGAAGTGAGGTTTGACGAGAGCAACCGCCTGGCCACACACCACTACCTGTACCAGCGCAGCCAACCGGTGGATTACTTCATTCTTATCCTACAG GGCAGGGTTGAAGTGGAGATCGGGAAAGAGGGCCTGAAGTTTGAGAATGGGGCCTTCACGTACTATGGAGTGTCGGCCCTGACCGTGCCATCCTCGG TTCACCAGTCCCCGGTGTCCTCGCTCCAGCCCATCCGCCATGACCTGCAGCCCGAGCCAGACAGCACGCGTTCATCTGCATATTGTCCCGACTACACCGTCAGGGCGCTCTCTGACCTGCAGCTCATCAAG GTTACGCGACTGCAGTACCTCAACGCACTCCTGGCTACCCGAGCCCAGAACCTGCCACATTCCCCTGAGAACACTGACCTGCAGGTCATCCCAGGCAGCCAGACCAGGCTTCTTGGTGAGAAGACGGCCATAGCGGCAG atggagtcttgagtcttgttctgtcacccaggctggagtgcaatggtataatcttggctcactgcaatctctgcctcctttgttcaagcatttctcctgcctcagcctcctga
- the CNNM3 gene encoding metal transporter CNNM3 isoform X3, whose amino-acid sequence MAAAAAAAGRLGWLFAALCLGNAAGEAALGPRVLGFCLEEDGAAGVGWVREGATRDTPDATFLLRLFGPGFANSSWSWVAPKGAGCPEEAAAPAGEWLALLRLRLRAEAVRPHSALLAVRVEPGGGAAEEAAPPWALGLGAAGLLALAALARGLQLSALALAPAEVQVLRESGSEAERAAARRLEPVRRWAGCILGALLLLASLAQAALAVLLYRAAGQRAVPAVLGSAGLVFLVGEVVPAAVSGRWALALAPRALGLSRLAVLLTLPVALPVGQLLELAARPGRLRERVLELARGGGDPYSDLSKGVLRCRTVEDVLTPLEDCFMLDASTVLDFGVLASIMQSGHTRIPVYEEERSNIVDMLYLKDLAFVDPEDCTPLSTITRFYNHPLHFVFNDTKLDAVLEEFKRGKSHLAIVQKVNNEGEGDPFYEVLGLVTLEDVIEEIIRSEILDESEDYRDTVVKRKPASLIAPLKRKEEFSLFKVSDDEYKVKISPQLLLATQRFLSREVDVFSPLRISEKILLHLLKHPSVNQEVRFDESNRLATHHYLYQRSQPVDYFILILQGRVEVEIGKEGLKFENGAFTYYGVSALTVPSSVHQSPVSSLQPIRHDLQPEPDSTRSSAYCPDYTVRALSDLQLIKVTRLQYLNALLATRAQNLPHSPENTDLQVIPGSQTRLLGEKTAIAAGSNHSRPGIPVEGSPGRNPGV is encoded by the exons atggcggcggcggcagcggcggcgggtCGGTTAGGCTGGTTATTCGCCGCGCTTTGCCTGGGTAACGCCGCGGGGGAGGCCGCGCTGGGCCCGCGAGTGCTGGGCTTCTGTCTGGAGGAGGACGGAGCGGCGGGCGTGGGGTGGGTACGCGAAGGGGCGACGCGGGACACGCCGGACGCCACCTTCCTCCTGCGCCTCTTTGGCCCGGGCTTTGCCAACAGCTCCTGGTCCTGGGTGGCCCCCAAGGGGGCGGGCTGCCCGGAGGAGGCGGCGGCCCCGGCGGGCGAGTGGCTCGCGCTGCTGCGCCTGCGCCTGCGGGCAGAGGCAGTGCGCCCGCACTCCGCGCTCCTGGCGGTGCGCGTGGAGCCGGGCGGCGGGGCGGCTGAGGAGGCGGCGCCGCCCTGGGCTCTGGGCCTGGGGGCGGCCGGGCTCCTGGCGTTGGCGGCGCTGGCGCGGGGCCTGCAGCTGAGCGCGCTGGCGCTGGCGCCGGCCGAGGTGCAGGTGCTGCGCGAGAGCGGCTCGGAGGCAGAGCGTGCGGCTGCGCGGCGCTTGGAGCCCGTGCGGCGCTGGGCTGGCTGCATCTTGGGCGCGCTGCTGCTGTTGGCCAGCCTGGCGCAGGCGGCGCTGGCGGTGCTCCTGTACCGCGCGGCCGGCCAGCGTGCGGTGCCCGCCGTGCTGGGCAGCGCAGGGCTTGTGTTCCTGGTGGGCGAGGTGGTGCCGGCCGCCGTGAGCGGACGCTGGGCGCTGGCGCTGGCGCCGCGCGCGCTTGGCCTCAGCCGCCTGGCCGTGCTGCTCACCCTGCCCGTGGCGCTGCCTGTGGGGCAGTTGCTAGAGCTGGCGGCGCGGCCCGGGCGGCTACGGGAGCGGGTGCTGGAGCTGGCGCGCGGCGGCGGCGACCCGTACAGCGATCTCAGCAAGGGCGTGCTGCGCTGCCGGACCGTGGAGGACGTGCTCACACCCCTCGAAGACTGCTTCATGCTGGACGCCAGCACTGTGCTGGATTTCGGCGTCTTGGCCAGCATCATGCAGAGCGGCCACACGCGCATCCCCGTGTACGAGGAGGAGCGCTCCAACATCGTGGACATGCTCTACCTCAAGGACTTGGCCTTCGTGGATCCTGAAGACTGTACACCGCTCAGCACTATAACTCGCTTCTACAACCATCCCCTCCACTTCGTCTTCAACGACACCAAGCTGGACGCTGTCCTGGAGGAGTTCAAGCGAG GGAAGTCCCATCTGGCCATTGTGCAGAAGGTGAACAACGAGGGTGAGGGCGACCCCTTCTACGAGGTCCTGGGCCTAGTCACCCTGGAGGATGTGATTGAGGAGATCATCAGGTCCGAGATCCTGGACGAGTCAGAAGACTACC GAGACACCGTGGTAAAGAGGAAGCCTGCTTCTCTGATAGCCCCTCTGAAGCGGAAGGAGGAGTTCTCCTTGTTCAAGGTGTCTGATGatgaatataaagtaaaaatctcGCCTCAGCTGCTCTTGGCCACCCAGCGCTTCCTGTCCCGAG AAGTGGATGTATTCAGCCCACTGCGCATCTCTGAGAAGATCCTGCTGCACCTGCTGAAGCATCCCAGCGTCAACCAGGAAGTGAGGTTTGACGAGAGCAACCGCCTGGCCACACACCACTACCTGTACCAGCGCAGCCAACCGGTGGATTACTTCATTCTTATCCTACAG GGCAGGGTTGAAGTGGAGATCGGGAAAGAGGGCCTGAAGTTTGAGAATGGGGCCTTCACGTACTATGGAGTGTCGGCCCTGACCGTGCCATCCTCGG TTCACCAGTCCCCGGTGTCCTCGCTCCAGCCCATCCGCCATGACCTGCAGCCCGAGCCAGACAGCACGCGTTCATCTGCATATTGTCCCGACTACACCGTCAGGGCGCTCTCTGACCTGCAGCTCATCAAG GTTACGCGACTGCAGTACCTCAACGCACTCCTGGCTACCCGAGCCCAGAACCTGCCACATTCCCCTGAGAACACTGACCTGCAGGTCATCCCAGGCAGCCAGACCAGGCTTCTTGGTGAGAAGACGGCCATAGCGGCAG GGTCCAACCACAGCAGGCCTGGCATCCCAGTGGAAGGCAGCCCTGGGCGGAACCCAGGTGTTTAA
- the CNNM3 gene encoding metal transporter CNNM3 isoform X5 — protein MAAAAAAAGRLGWLFAALCLGNAAGEAALGPRVLGFCLEEDGAAGVGWVREGATRDTPDATFLLRLFGPGFANSSWSWVAPKGAGCPEEAAAPAGEWLALLRLRLRAEAVRPHSALLAVRVEPGGGAAEEAAPPWALGLGAAGLLALAALARGLQLSALALAPAEVQVLRESGSEAERAAARRLEPVRRWAGCILGALLLLASLAQAALAVLLYRAAGQRAVPAVLGSAGLVFLVGEVVPAAVSGRWALALAPRALGLSRLAVLLTLPVALPVGQLLELAARPGRLRERVLELARGGGDPYSDLSKGVLRCRTVEDVLTPLEDCFMLDASTVLDFGVLASIMQSGHTRIPVYEEERSNIVDMLYLKDLAFVDPEDCTPLSTITRFYNHPLHFVFNDTKLDAVLEEFKRGKSHLAIVQKVNNEGEGDPFYEVLGLVTLEDVIEEIIRSEILDESEDYRDTVVKRKPASLIAPLKRKEEFSLFKVSDDEYKVKISPQLLLATQRFLSREVDVFSPLRISEKILLHLLKHPSVNQEVRFDESNRLATHHYLYQRSQPVDYFILILQGRVEVEIGKEGLKFENGAFTYYGVSALTVPSSGYATAVPQRTPGYPSPEPATFP, from the exons atggcggcggcggcagcggcggcgggtCGGTTAGGCTGGTTATTCGCCGCGCTTTGCCTGGGTAACGCCGCGGGGGAGGCCGCGCTGGGCCCGCGAGTGCTGGGCTTCTGTCTGGAGGAGGACGGAGCGGCGGGCGTGGGGTGGGTACGCGAAGGGGCGACGCGGGACACGCCGGACGCCACCTTCCTCCTGCGCCTCTTTGGCCCGGGCTTTGCCAACAGCTCCTGGTCCTGGGTGGCCCCCAAGGGGGCGGGCTGCCCGGAGGAGGCGGCGGCCCCGGCGGGCGAGTGGCTCGCGCTGCTGCGCCTGCGCCTGCGGGCAGAGGCAGTGCGCCCGCACTCCGCGCTCCTGGCGGTGCGCGTGGAGCCGGGCGGCGGGGCGGCTGAGGAGGCGGCGCCGCCCTGGGCTCTGGGCCTGGGGGCGGCCGGGCTCCTGGCGTTGGCGGCGCTGGCGCGGGGCCTGCAGCTGAGCGCGCTGGCGCTGGCGCCGGCCGAGGTGCAGGTGCTGCGCGAGAGCGGCTCGGAGGCAGAGCGTGCGGCTGCGCGGCGCTTGGAGCCCGTGCGGCGCTGGGCTGGCTGCATCTTGGGCGCGCTGCTGCTGTTGGCCAGCCTGGCGCAGGCGGCGCTGGCGGTGCTCCTGTACCGCGCGGCCGGCCAGCGTGCGGTGCCCGCCGTGCTGGGCAGCGCAGGGCTTGTGTTCCTGGTGGGCGAGGTGGTGCCGGCCGCCGTGAGCGGACGCTGGGCGCTGGCGCTGGCGCCGCGCGCGCTTGGCCTCAGCCGCCTGGCCGTGCTGCTCACCCTGCCCGTGGCGCTGCCTGTGGGGCAGTTGCTAGAGCTGGCGGCGCGGCCCGGGCGGCTACGGGAGCGGGTGCTGGAGCTGGCGCGCGGCGGCGGCGACCCGTACAGCGATCTCAGCAAGGGCGTGCTGCGCTGCCGGACCGTGGAGGACGTGCTCACACCCCTCGAAGACTGCTTCATGCTGGACGCCAGCACTGTGCTGGATTTCGGCGTCTTGGCCAGCATCATGCAGAGCGGCCACACGCGCATCCCCGTGTACGAGGAGGAGCGCTCCAACATCGTGGACATGCTCTACCTCAAGGACTTGGCCTTCGTGGATCCTGAAGACTGTACACCGCTCAGCACTATAACTCGCTTCTACAACCATCCCCTCCACTTCGTCTTCAACGACACCAAGCTGGACGCTGTCCTGGAGGAGTTCAAGCGAG GGAAGTCCCATCTGGCCATTGTGCAGAAGGTGAACAACGAGGGTGAGGGCGACCCCTTCTACGAGGTCCTGGGCCTAGTCACCCTGGAGGATGTGATTGAGGAGATCATCAGGTCCGAGATCCTGGACGAGTCAGAAGACTACC GAGACACCGTGGTAAAGAGGAAGCCTGCTTCTCTGATAGCCCCTCTGAAGCGGAAGGAGGAGTTCTCCTTGTTCAAGGTGTCTGATGatgaatataaagtaaaaatctcGCCTCAGCTGCTCTTGGCCACCCAGCGCTTCCTGTCCCGAG AAGTGGATGTATTCAGCCCACTGCGCATCTCTGAGAAGATCCTGCTGCACCTGCTGAAGCATCCCAGCGTCAACCAGGAAGTGAGGTTTGACGAGAGCAACCGCCTGGCCACACACCACTACCTGTACCAGCGCAGCCAACCGGTGGATTACTTCATTCTTATCCTACAG GGCAGGGTTGAAGTGGAGATCGGGAAAGAGGGCCTGAAGTTTGAGAATGGGGCCTTCACGTACTATGGAGTGTCGGCCCTGACCGTGCCATCCTCGG GTTACGCGACTGCAGTACCTCAACGCACTCCTGGCTACCCGAGCCCAGAACCTGCCACATTCCCCTGA